In one window of Chitinophagales bacterium DNA:
- a CDS encoding acetyl-CoA hydrolase/transferase family protein yields MNSAIQYSTAEDALSVVQSGQRLFVHGSACTPLYLMRKLAEQAPRLRDVELVFITVLGDIEVQKPQYQDSFHINCMFVSAPIREAVNSGRADFIPVFLSDIPDLFNKKILPIDVALVQVSPPDSHGYCSLGISVDIARSAVNMAKKVIAQVNPNIPRTHGDGQIHVSRFTHMVYHEEALPEVDYGEKTGEDELKIGQYIAGMIEDGSTLQMGIGTIPDAVLKALTNHKDLGVHTEMLSDGVISLFESGVINNRKKRIHPNKGVTGFAVGTKALYDYVHDNPAIAFLDIDYVNDPHVIRRNPKVVAINSAIEVDLTGQVCADSIGAMQFSGIGGQMDFMRGAALSEGGKPIIALTSRTNKGVPRIVPHLKDFAGVVTTRGHVHYVVTEYGVAYLYGKNLRQRAKALINISHPDDRELLTKACYDRFKIFL; encoded by the coding sequence ATGAATTCAGCAATACAATATTCAACAGCAGAAGACGCATTAAGCGTTGTCCAGAGCGGACAGCGCTTATTTGTACATGGCAGTGCCTGTACCCCACTTTATTTAATGCGCAAACTGGCCGAGCAAGCACCCAGACTCAGAGATGTTGAGTTGGTATTCATTACCGTACTAGGCGATATTGAAGTGCAGAAGCCACAGTATCAGGATAGTTTCCATATCAATTGCATGTTTGTGTCAGCACCTATCCGTGAAGCAGTGAATAGTGGCCGTGCAGATTTTATTCCGGTATTCCTGAGTGATATTCCAGACCTGTTTAATAAAAAGATACTACCAATTGATGTGGCATTGGTACAGGTGAGTCCGCCTGACAGTCATGGCTATTGTTCTTTGGGTATCTCTGTTGATATTGCCCGCTCTGCGGTGAATATGGCGAAGAAAGTGATTGCACAGGTAAACCCGAATATACCCAGAACACACGGCGATGGACAAATCCATGTTTCCCGCTTTACCCATATGGTATATCATGAAGAAGCATTGCCAGAAGTGGATTATGGTGAAAAAACAGGTGAAGATGAATTGAAGATTGGACAGTATATCGCCGGAATGATTGAAGATGGCAGCACCCTGCAAATGGGTATTGGCACCATTCCTGACGCAGTATTGAAAGCACTCACCAACCACAAAGATTTGGGCGTACACACAGAGATGCTGAGTGATGGTGTGATCAGTTTATTTGAAAGTGGTGTGATCAATAATAGAAAGAAAAGAATCCACCCCAACAAAGGCGTTACAGGTTTTGCAGTTGGTACAAAAGCACTGTACGACTATGTGCATGATAACCCTGCCATTGCATTTCTCGATATCGATTATGTAAACGATCCACATGTAATCCGCCGCAACCCCAAAGTAGTGGCCATCAATAGTGCTATTGAAGTGGATTTAACCGGACAGGTTTGTGCAGATAGTATTGGTGCAATGCAGTTCAGTGGTATTGGCGGACAGATGGACTTCATGCGTGGTGCTGCATTGAGCGAAGGTGGTAAACCCATCATTGCCTTAACCAGCAGAACCAATAAAGGTGTACCACGTATTGTACCTCACCTGAAAGATTTTGCCGGTGTGGTAACCACACGCGGACACGTACACTATGTAGTTACAGAATATGGTGTAGCTTATCTCTATGGGAAGAACCTGCGCCAGCGTGCGAAAGCATTGATCAATATTTCGCATCCTGACGATAGAGAGCTGCTGACCAAAGCGTGCTACGATCGCTTCAAGATTTTTCTCTAA
- a CDS encoding sensor histidine kinase yields MKLCLTIIGCFCLIGFAQADSTKYVYTGVPLQITEATQHWSVFEPGSGMQQVYQGKGLVPMQYRLKSNQFRSQFVLENRSGFDRALVLQFPKSGYIHVTVNGGAIKKTGALLSLQQRDLPVNVMAVQLAIPKDSSLSVQVRFMPTYGMYVPAKFDVRVEDMVLFEKNDTSRLFWQGIFLGIFLVMALYNLFIYFGVRDISYLYFVLSIVGLGLYIAFYYGFGMEYLWPNAPRWDSFCYTIIVPFTNMSRLLFTRSYLNTPVLTPSINWLLKLLLLASGVLLVISFTGYVMDIDILGQLVDFIGILGILVYILMLSAGLVAYYQDHYAPARYFILANILLVIGAILFILRELNLLPDTFITRYLVQIGFLVQVIVFALGLTQRYNQLKLEAAQQRIASELEKKEMIEKQKELLQVQVDQQTKDLKAQNLQLEAFIQQLEESRSQLTELNQVKDKLFSIISHDLRNPLATMQSFLKLITERHDQLSETDKEKLIAEAQQSLDYLNQLLYNLLQWSKSQMQLLEFRPDYQSVHDALERNRRLLFLQAQMKQMQVVTESSDALTVFADKDMLDFMLRNLLSNAIKFSNKQSVVQIRAWKEADATMIEVLDTGIGMSDQTREQILNANITSSRRGTGKERGTGLGLLITKEFITRHGGQMHIKTAPGEGAAFRLVFPDPQFT; encoded by the coding sequence TTGAAACTTTGCCTCACCATAATCGGTTGCTTCTGCCTGATCGGCTTCGCCCAAGCGGATAGTACTAAATACGTTTATACCGGTGTTCCTTTACAGATTACAGAAGCTACGCAGCACTGGTCTGTGTTTGAACCCGGCTCTGGTATGCAACAAGTGTATCAGGGCAAGGGCTTGGTACCTATGCAGTACCGCCTGAAATCAAATCAGTTTCGCTCGCAATTTGTCCTGGAAAATAGGAGTGGGTTCGACAGGGCTTTGGTATTGCAGTTCCCAAAGTCTGGCTATATACATGTTACGGTGAACGGTGGGGCAATAAAAAAGACAGGTGCTTTATTGTCTTTACAGCAAAGAGATTTGCCCGTAAATGTGATGGCCGTACAATTAGCCATTCCCAAAGACAGTAGTCTAAGTGTGCAGGTAAGATTCATGCCTACTTATGGCATGTATGTACCTGCGAAATTTGATGTGAGAGTTGAAGACATGGTCCTGTTCGAAAAGAATGATACCAGTCGCTTATTCTGGCAAGGTATTTTTCTCGGCATTTTTCTGGTGATGGCCCTCTACAACCTCTTTATTTATTTTGGTGTGCGCGATATCAGTTATCTCTATTTCGTTTTGAGTATTGTAGGCTTAGGCTTATACATCGCGTTCTATTATGGATTTGGTATGGAGTATCTCTGGCCCAATGCACCAAGGTGGGATAGTTTCTGTTATACGATTATTGTACCGTTTACGAATATGAGTCGCCTCTTGTTTACACGCTCATACCTGAACACACCAGTGCTCACGCCTTCTATCAACTGGCTCTTGAAACTATTGCTACTTGCATCGGGTGTATTGCTGGTGATTAGTTTTACGGGTTATGTGATGGATATCGATATACTTGGCCAGTTGGTTGACTTTATAGGCATCCTGGGTATTCTTGTTTATATATTAATGTTGAGTGCCGGTTTGGTGGCGTATTATCAGGATCATTATGCGCCGGCGCGATATTTTATTTTAGCCAATATCTTATTGGTTATTGGTGCGATTCTTTTCATTCTGCGTGAGTTGAATTTACTGCCTGATACATTCATTACACGATATCTGGTACAGATTGGTTTTCTGGTTCAGGTGATTGTATTTGCGCTTGGTCTTACACAGCGTTACAATCAATTGAAGTTGGAAGCCGCACAGCAGCGCATTGCCAGTGAGCTGGAGAAAAAGGAGATGATTGAAAAGCAAAAAGAATTGTTGCAGGTGCAAGTAGATCAGCAGACGAAAGATTTGAAAGCACAGAACTTGCAGCTGGAAGCATTTATTCAACAGTTGGAAGAATCGCGCAGCCAGTTAACAGAATTGAATCAGGTAAAGGATAAGCTATTCTCCATCATCTCGCACGACTTGCGCAATCCGCTTGCGACCATGCAATCATTTTTGAAATTGATTACAGAGCGGCATGATCAATTGAGTGAGACGGATAAGGAAAAGCTCATTGCAGAAGCGCAACAATCACTGGATTACTTAAATCAGCTATTGTATAATTTATTGCAGTGGAGTAAGAGTCAGATGCAGTTGTTGGAATTCAGGCCCGACTATCAATCCGTACATGATGCATTGGAAAGAAACAGGCGCTTATTATTCCTGCAGGCGCAGATGAAGCAGATGCAAGTGGTAACGGAATCCTCAGATGCATTAACGGTATTTGCTGATAAGGATATGCTGGATTTCATGCTGCGTAATTTATTAAGCAATGCCATTAAGTTCAGCAATAAACAATCGGTGGTACAAATTCGAGCATGGAAGGAAGCAGATGCTACCATGATTGAAGTACTGGATACCGGCATTGGTATGAGCGATCAAACGCGTGAACAAATTCTGAATGCCAATATTACCAGCTCAAGGAGGGGAACGGGCAAGGAGCGTGGTACCGGTTTAGGATTATTAATCACCAAGGAATTCATCACCCGCCATGGCGGACAAATGCATATAAAAACCGCACCGGGGGAAGGTGCGGCTTTTCGTTTGGTTTTTCCGGATCCACAATTTACTTAG
- a CDS encoding response regulator, which produces MAGIKILLVEDDWIIAKEITLSLNDLGFEVLGQCDNGEEALQLIHQQKPDLVLLDIGLAGEMNGIELGKQLREKQLAPFIFLTALADAATIEKAKLTEPYAYLVKPVTADTLYATIELTLHNAAQKKDIQPTPPLKEALGIGDSIFVKTRNRMEKVWLKDILWVEASDIYALICTATGKYLLNTSLKTVEEKFPDTSFMRVHRSYLVNMDKVDAIEEDDILIGSARIPVGKTYRDKLMKRISFL; this is translated from the coding sequence ATGGCCGGAATAAAGATACTGCTGGTAGAAGATGATTGGATCATTGCCAAAGAAATTACCCTTTCACTCAATGATTTGGGCTTTGAAGTATTGGGGCAATGCGACAATGGAGAAGAAGCTTTGCAACTCATTCACCAGCAAAAGCCCGATCTCGTGCTCTTAGATATTGGTCTGGCCGGTGAAATGAATGGAATTGAACTGGGCAAACAATTACGTGAAAAGCAATTAGCCCCCTTTATATTCCTGACAGCATTGGCTGATGCAGCCACCATCGAAAAAGCCAAACTCACCGAACCTTATGCTTATCTCGTAAAGCCGGTTACAGCGGATACTTTATACGCCACCATCGAGCTTACATTACACAATGCAGCCCAGAAGAAAGACATACAGCCCACCCCGCCTTTAAAAGAAGCACTGGGTATTGGTGATAGTATTTTCGTGAAAACCCGCAACCGTATGGAGAAGGTCTGGCTCAAAGACATTCTCTGGGTAGAAGCATCTGATATCTATGCCTTGATCTGCACCGCAACAGGCAAATACTTGCTCAACACCAGCCTCAAGACCGTGGAAGAAAAATTCCCGGATACCAGTTTCATGCGTGTACACCGCTCTTACCTGGTAAATATGGACAAGGTTGATGCTATTGAGGAAGACGATATCCTTATTGGTTCGGCAAGGATTCCAGTAGGCAAAACCTACCGAGATAAGCTGATGAAACGCATTTCCTTTCTCTGA
- a CDS encoding alpha/beta hydrolase — MKKYLLLIALIAFTQLSAQNCAPFYAAKLKQLSIDSLQLAYIDQGKGETIVFIHGLGGNAGHWTNNIDALSKKYRCIAIDLPAYGASSKHWPEKNASRLDDYADLIIRFTQQLKLKQIVLAGHSMGGQIAMITALKAPALVSKLILAAPAGFETFTENEKNLLLAYATPQFYFNQNDDAIKASFAKNFVQVPVAAQALINDRIQLKQCAGFMDYCQQITAGVKGMLTHPVQTELSSITQPTLIVFGKEDALIPNKLLHPKATTESIAAFGTAIPKQQTVFLQAGHLVQFEQADAFNQNVLTFLDTKQSLSTKTK; from the coding sequence ATGAAAAAATACCTTCTTCTCATAGCACTGATTGCATTTACGCAGTTATCTGCACAAAACTGCGCGCCTTTCTATGCCGCAAAATTGAAGCAGCTAAGCATCGATAGCTTACAGTTGGCCTATATCGATCAGGGCAAGGGTGAAACGATTGTATTCATTCATGGCTTGGGTGGCAATGCCGGACATTGGACTAACAATATTGATGCACTCTCCAAAAAATATCGCTGCATTGCCATCGACTTACCTGCTTATGGTGCCAGCAGCAAACATTGGCCGGAGAAAAATGCCAGTCGCTTAGACGATTATGCAGATCTCATCATCCGCTTCACACAACAATTGAAGCTGAAGCAAATTGTTTTGGCTGGTCATTCCATGGGCGGACAAATCGCTATGATCACTGCCCTCAAAGCACCGGCACTAGTGAGCAAATTAATTCTGGCTGCACCTGCTGGCTTCGAAACGTTTACAGAAAACGAAAAGAATCTCTTATTGGCCTATGCCACACCGCAATTCTATTTCAATCAAAATGATGATGCGATCAAAGCATCTTTCGCGAAAAACTTTGTTCAGGTTCCAGTTGCTGCACAGGCTTTGATCAATGACCGTATTCAATTGAAGCAATGTGCCGGCTTTATGGATTATTGTCAACAAATTACGGCTGGTGTGAAAGGTATGTTGACACATCCGGTACAAACTGAATTATCATCCATCACGCAACCAACATTAATCGTATTCGGCAAAGAAGATGCATTAATACCAAACAAACTCTTGCATCCCAAAGCCACCACAGAAAGCATCGCTGCTTTCGGCACAGCCATACCCAAACAACAAACCGTTTTCCTGCAGGCAGGACATCTGGTGCAGTTTGAACAAGCTGATGCATTCAATCAAAACGTCCTAACCTTTTTAGATACCAAACAATCATTATCAACCAAAACCAAATAG
- a CDS encoding TonB-dependent receptor has translation MRRLLTILGLFLLHTAVWAQTAVKISGKVTDSKTGEPLSGAAVSIRSTGSGTFTDQDGNYTLSVSKPGKITVAVTFVGYSDVIKQIDATGNTTLNVAMAASAGIGDEVVVSASKRPEKITRAPASISVITARDLEQSSSFNIGELASKLQGVEFVRTGVNGVGFNARGFNNAFNAKILQMTDGRNSMMAGGSGLPVGIMNTVIKEDVERFEVVLGPNSALYGPNAHNGIANTITKDPRKYQGTTLVLGGGNQEVFSGRFRTATKINNKWAYKLTGEYTTGKDFEFQDSVYVGGSVYGPATSTPERVRNFQFRHMRGEAHLYYSVDSKSDLILSYGGSTNNFLAVNNVGRNQIRDWRFSYLQGRYVSPRFFAQLYYTWTNVGNSYGNVNYTRDFYNRTRSTITDPTNPLFPALGRLDPDAAEQFAMRLGSQSGAGFKEMSGRLNAEAQYNWNFDQAGVNVIAGVNYQNDRPNTFGTSLADGNQLIQVTQLGGVLQIEKTLPADIKLVGSARVDDHSVFGTLFAPKFAFVKGVPGGSFRVTWGRANAAPIILFQSANVFGIVFGNGEGVSYIPNGGNVNSAPTVTDKLKVETIGTWEVGYKGQIGKKFYLDINGYYGSSENFLSPAISVGGRALRVGSIPVTHAAAFAGTTNSAGVLSGGLFQTYFNYGQVAAYGVDLGTNVYFSDNVSWALKYSWFGSDIEKDNIKNDANRDGYVSLEEKSLNAPKNRIATSLNFSNLAKGKMFLNVSARWVQQFDFYSGSQIGTAAGKGRRGVVYGGINPLNNQPRNYVKNFDWGALGGFTTIDLSAGYKVNNMVSVGAGISNLFNVEQREFVGSPSIGRLFSAEIKVHVPNGKK, from the coding sequence ATGAGAAGGCTTCTGACCATCCTTGGATTATTCTTACTGCATACTGCAGTGTGGGCTCAAACTGCCGTTAAGATCAGCGGTAAAGTAACAGACAGCAAGACCGGCGAACCCCTTTCCGGTGCCGCTGTCAGTATTCGCTCTACCGGATCAGGCACTTTCACAGATCAGGACGGTAACTATACCCTGTCTGTTTCCAAGCCCGGTAAAATCACGGTTGCTGTTACGTTTGTAGGCTACAGCGATGTGATCAAACAAATTGATGCAACAGGTAACACTACACTCAATGTAGCTATGGCTGCTTCTGCAGGTATTGGCGACGAAGTAGTCGTATCCGCCAGTAAGCGTCCGGAAAAAATTACCCGTGCCCCGGCATCTATCAGTGTCATCACAGCGAGAGACCTGGAGCAATCTTCTTCTTTTAATATCGGTGAACTGGCATCCAAACTTCAGGGTGTGGAATTCGTTCGTACCGGTGTAAACGGAGTTGGTTTTAACGCACGTGGTTTCAACAACGCATTCAATGCAAAGATTTTGCAGATGACTGATGGCCGTAATAGTATGATGGCCGGTGGTTCTGGCTTACCAGTTGGTATCATGAACACCGTTATCAAAGAAGATGTAGAGCGTTTTGAAGTAGTGCTGGGCCCTAACTCTGCACTCTATGGTCCTAACGCACACAACGGTATTGCCAATACCATTACCAAAGATCCACGTAAATATCAGGGTACAACACTGGTACTGGGTGGCGGTAATCAGGAAGTATTCAGCGGTCGTTTCAGAACTGCTACCAAGATCAACAACAAATGGGCTTACAAGCTTACCGGCGAGTACACTACAGGTAAGGATTTCGAATTCCAGGATAGTGTGTATGTTGGTGGTAGCGTGTATGGTCCTGCTACATCAACACCTGAGCGTGTACGCAATTTCCAATTCCGTCACATGCGTGGTGAAGCACATTTGTACTATAGTGTTGACAGCAAATCTGACCTGATTCTGTCTTATGGCGGAAGCACCAATAATTTCCTTGCAGTGAACAACGTAGGTCGTAACCAAATTCGCGACTGGCGCTTCTCTTATCTGCAGGGTCGTTATGTATCTCCCAGATTCTTTGCACAATTGTATTACACATGGACAAACGTTGGTAATAGCTACGGTAACGTAAACTATACCCGCGATTTCTATAACAGAACACGCAGTACGATTACAGATCCTACCAACCCACTCTTCCCAGCATTGGGTCGTCTGGATCCAGATGCAGCAGAGCAATTTGCAATGCGTTTGGGTAGCCAGTCAGGTGCAGGTTTCAAGGAAATGTCTGGTCGCTTGAATGCGGAAGCACAGTACAACTGGAACTTTGATCAGGCAGGTGTAAACGTGATTGCTGGTGTTAACTATCAGAATGATCGTCCTAATACATTCGGTACTTCACTCGCCGATGGTAATCAACTGATTCAGGTTACACAGCTGGGTGGTGTGTTACAAATTGAAAAGACTTTGCCTGCTGATATCAAGCTGGTTGGTTCTGCTCGTGTTGACGACCACAGTGTATTCGGTACTTTATTTGCACCAAAGTTCGCTTTTGTGAAAGGTGTACCCGGTGGTAGCTTCCGTGTTACCTGGGGTCGTGCGAATGCAGCTCCCATCATCCTCTTCCAAAGTGCAAACGTATTCGGCATTGTATTCGGTAATGGCGAGGGCGTTTCATACATTCCCAATGGTGGTAATGTAAACAGTGCGCCTACTGTAACTGATAAATTGAAAGTGGAAACCATCGGTACATGGGAAGTTGGTTATAAGGGACAGATTGGTAAGAAGTTCTACCTCGATATCAATGGTTATTATGGTAGTTCAGAGAACTTCCTCAGCCCTGCTATCTCTGTTGGTGGCCGCGCATTACGTGTAGGCAGCATTCCTGTAACACATGCGGCTGCATTTGCCGGTACAACGAATAGTGCTGGTGTATTGAGTGGCGGTTTGTTCCAGACTTATTTCAACTATGGTCAGGTTGCCGCTTATGGTGTTGACCTCGGAACCAATGTTTACTTCTCAGACAATGTATCATGGGCATTGAAATATTCTTGGTTTGGCAGTGATATTGAAAAAGACAATATCAAGAACGACGCCAACAGAGATGGTTATGTTTCATTGGAAGAAAAGAGCCTGAACGCACCTAAGAACAGAATTGCCACTTCACTGAACTTCAGCAATCTGGCAAAAGGCAAAATGTTCCTGAACGTTTCTGCACGCTGGGTACAGCAGTTCGATTTCTACAGCGGTAGCCAAATTGGTACTGCAGCTGGTAAAGGCAGACGTGGTGTGGTTTATGGTGGTATTAATCCGCTCAATAACCAACCAAGAAACTACGTGAAGAATTTTGACTGGGGTGCATTGGGTGGTTTCACTACAATTGATCTGAGCGCTGGTTACAAAGTAAACAACATGGTTAGTGTTGGTGCTGGTATCAGCAACCTGTTCAATGTTGAACAAAGAGAGTTTGTAGGCTCACCTTCTATTGGCAGATTATTCTCTGCTGAAATCAAAGTGCATGTACCTAACGGTAAAAAATAG
- a CDS encoding alpha/beta hydrolase — protein MQSNFVSTNGIQLHYLHFQGNGPTIILMHGLTANAHAFDGLIEAGLAPAFNVISVDLRGRGLSDHPASGYTMADHAKDIIGLLDQLGIDKADIGGHSFGALLTFYLAAHYPDRIHKMLLLDAAAQMHPNTKEMLGPTLSRLGQTFLSFEAYIAKAKAAPYIDQWQDAMNSYYRADVKDNADGTVTPRSNPMHIIEAVTGALGEPWLDFISGVDKPAILINGPGVYTMDAALLPKENALATVAMMRNCQYVEVSGNHQTMLYGKGAHEIVAALKDFLL, from the coding sequence ATGCAATCGAATTTTGTTAGCACCAACGGCATTCAATTACACTATCTGCATTTCCAAGGCAATGGCCCAACCATTATACTCATGCACGGCCTTACAGCCAATGCACATGCATTTGATGGATTGATTGAAGCAGGTCTGGCTCCCGCTTTCAATGTGATCAGTGTTGACCTGCGTGGCCGCGGATTGAGTGATCATCCCGCCAGCGGATATACTATGGCAGACCACGCAAAGGATATCATCGGTTTATTGGATCAGCTGGGTATAGATAAAGCCGATATTGGTGGACATTCATTCGGTGCATTATTGACATTTTATCTGGCAGCACATTATCCTGATCGTATTCATAAAATGCTTTTACTGGATGCAGCTGCACAAATGCATCCCAATACCAAGGAGATGCTGGGGCCTACACTCTCTCGTTTGGGTCAGACCTTCCTTTCTTTCGAAGCCTATATTGCAAAAGCAAAAGCTGCACCGTATATTGATCAATGGCAGGATGCCATGAACAGTTATTACCGCGCCGATGTAAAAGACAATGCAGATGGAACTGTAACTCCACGCAGCAATCCAATGCACATCATTGAAGCCGTTACAGGTGCATTGGGAGAGCCCTGGCTTGATTTCATTAGTGGTGTTGACAAACCCGCAATCCTCATCAACGGCCCAGGCGTGTATACCATGGATGCTGCATTGTTGCCAAAAGAAAATGCATTGGCTACAGTTGCCATGATGCGTAATTGTCAGTATGTAGAAGTTAGTGGCAATCACCAAACCATGTTGTATGGTAAGGGTGCGCACGAAATTGTAGCCGCACTAAAAGACTTCCTGCTCTAA
- a CDS encoding SulP family inorganic anion transporter produces MTRKRQLKYYQLLWLKHDFPAGLSVFLVALPLCLGIALASGAPLYAGLLSGIIGGLVVSLISGSALGVSGPAAGLSTVVAASIISSGSYPAFLMAVIIAGILQLVLGIFKLGTIASYFPSAVIKGMLAAIGIILITKQIPVALGHTEPDFWRDGFLDLISFKDIRGKPHDLAELFTLGAIITTLLCLAVLWITKQSFYQKLKRIPAPLLIVLVGTLVAWGYTLLTNDAGHKPIQLVNIPKNIFTEMQFADFSAISKLSVWKDGMVIGLLATLETLLCVEAIDKLDKHNRITPVNRELIAQGTGNLLSGLLGAIPMTAVIVRGAANVDAGGRSKLSAFTHGVFLLLSVLFLVNVLNQIPYPALAVVLLATGYNLTKPALYKSMWKLGMKQFLPFIITIVVILLTDLLIGVCIGMLIALYFIISNNFKIEFKVQQHKEHETPVYDIQLHRNVTFLNKIKLRALLDEVPKYAIVRINGSESDFIDYDVLEIITEFKNKAHDRHIQVELKGIRTVDILSHH; encoded by the coding sequence ATGACCCGTAAACGCCAACTGAAGTACTATCAGCTACTTTGGCTGAAACATGATTTTCCCGCAGGCCTCTCCGTTTTCTTAGTGGCTTTACCGCTTTGTTTAGGTATTGCGCTCGCATCTGGCGCACCATTGTATGCAGGTTTACTATCCGGTATTATCGGCGGTTTGGTTGTGTCATTAATCAGTGGCTCTGCCTTGGGTGTATCCGGCCCTGCAGCTGGCTTATCTACTGTAGTTGCTGCATCCATCATTTCAAGTGGCTCCTATCCTGCTTTCTTAATGGCTGTGATCATTGCAGGTATTCTACAATTAGTACTGGGCATCTTCAAACTCGGTACCATTGCGAGTTATTTTCCTTCTGCAGTTATCAAAGGCATGTTAGCAGCTATTGGCATCATCCTTATCACCAAGCAGATTCCAGTTGCATTGGGACATACAGAACCTGATTTCTGGCGAGATGGTTTTCTTGATCTCATCTCGTTTAAAGATATCCGCGGCAAACCACATGATCTGGCAGAGCTTTTTACACTCGGTGCTATCATCACTACCTTGCTTTGTCTTGCGGTGTTATGGATTACCAAACAAAGTTTTTATCAGAAGCTGAAACGAATACCAGCACCGCTCTTGATTGTATTAGTAGGTACACTCGTTGCCTGGGGCTATACCCTGCTCACCAATGATGCAGGTCATAAACCCATTCAACTGGTGAATATTCCTAAGAATATATTTACAGAGATGCAGTTTGCAGATTTCAGCGCCATCAGTAAACTATCGGTATGGAAAGATGGAATGGTGATTGGCTTACTGGCCACATTGGAAACCCTGCTTTGTGTGGAAGCAATTGATAAGCTCGACAAACACAACCGTATCACCCCGGTAAATAGAGAACTGATTGCACAGGGAACAGGTAATCTGCTGAGTGGTTTATTGGGCGCCATACCAATGACAGCTGTGATTGTGCGCGGTGCAGCTAATGTGGATGCTGGCGGCAGATCCAAATTGTCTGCTTTTACACATGGTGTATTCTTACTGCTTTCTGTTTTATTTCTGGTGAATGTATTGAACCAGATTCCATATCCAGCATTGGCAGTGGTTTTACTGGCAACAGGTTATAACCTAACCAAACCGGCTTTATACAAATCCATGTGGAAGCTCGGCATGAAGCAGTTTCTACCTTTTATTATAACCATCGTCGTTATTCTCTTAACAGATTTACTGATTGGTGTTTGCATTGGTATGTTGATTGCGCTGTATTTCATCATCAGCAATAATTTTAAAATTGAATTCAAAGTACAACAGCACAAAGAACATGAAACACCCGTCTACGATATTCAGTTGCACAGAAATGTCACTTTCCTGAATAAAATCAAACTGCGGGCTTTGTTGGATGAAGTACCCAAATACGCCATTGTACGCATCAATGGCAGCGAAAGTGATTTCATTGATTACGATGTACTGGAAATTATCACTGAATTCAAGAACAAGGCCCACGACAGACATATACAGGTTGAACTAAAAGGCATTCGTACTGTTGATATTTTATCACACCATTAG
- a CDS encoding thioesterase family protein, with translation MQTFERQVEIRWSDLDPNQHLRHSVYYDWGAYMRMVMLSEAGMTTQALQTIGIGPILLREECVFRRELHFGDTVKINVQLVRCKRDMSRWTLRHEIYKNGDTLSAIITIDGAWIDIAKRKLAVPPENFQQGFHLIPKTADFQFED, from the coding sequence ATGCAAACATTCGAACGACAAGTAGAAATCCGCTGGAGCGATCTGGATCCCAACCAGCATTTAAGACATTCTGTGTATTATGATTGGGGGGCTTATATGCGTATGGTGATGTTATCAGAAGCCGGCATGACGACTCAAGCATTACAAACAATTGGCATTGGGCCTATTCTGCTGCGCGAAGAATGTGTATTCCGAAGAGAACTGCATTTTGGTGATACTGTGAAGATCAATGTGCAATTGGTGCGCTGCAAGCGCGATATGAGCCGCTGGACCTTGCGTCACGAAATCTATAAAAACGGTGATACCCTTTCTGCCATCATCACCATCGATGGTGCGTGGATTGATATCGCCAAACGCAAATTGGCTGTGCCTCCGGAAAACTTTCAACAAGGATTTCACTTAATCCCGAAGACAGCGGATTTTCAGTTTGAGGATTGA